The Halomicronema hongdechloris C2206 genome includes a window with the following:
- a CDS encoding CHAT domain-containing protein, whose product MLYSAKLLGFFTATALIIPAMQAPGVAQEPQPLSRQMRQTKQADETTTVLLEVEGVLEAGDDTLNDGSLYDTYTFDGNAGQTIAITLESVEFDTFLLILDNQGDELARNNDIDTEAGNYHSFITLTLPTDGIYTIWANGFDESSRGRYSLTVVDTSPEQAAPILSDASQANVEADRLLDIGLQQFRVSQFREALQSWQQVLDLYRKLGNRQGEANALGNLGLAYFSLGDYEQAIDVYEQRLAITSDLNNRQQEGQNLGKLGNVYFKLGDYQQALRYYEQYLAIARELDSLPDEVIALSSLVQTHIGLQNYQESILLAEEALAIIDEFLALVEDGQGLGGTQISEQDIEQLRQAESILERYIAIVQEIFAQAREGANLDDLNSVFPQYQQAAEAQHQRAIDLYQQRLVAVRQAGNRAEEGQLLGSLGDTHRLLGQPQRAINFYEQQLAVTRDIEDIAGEGDALSNLGRVLNDQGQPELAIIFLKALVQIRESIRDNIQGLDTEVQEAYTNTIADDYRLLADLLLEQGRIPEAQQVLDLLKLEELREFTETTRATWTGGDLQYTDPEQDVIDAHGSLVALGGEVIACEGSACAELDSLYDQLEALTAQYNQQVEEFEAAVRANRAEDEVFVDPDNLSGEAEELLNAYTQDGEQAVLIYPFVLEDKLWLVWAAAGNVIGSVEVPVSQGELASTVQRFGELLKTGNPGTLTELQATSQQLYDWIIRPLETELAANDIDHLIFVNDRVTRYIPMAALYDGEQYLLERYRISTVLAPGLTDTEDRLADIEQSQVLGLGLTQAVADFNPLPAVDAELDAIIRSDATDPAGIYPGQVFLNNDFTLDTLKAQVRGHRVLHLATHAAFVPGRAEESFILLGNGEPLKIDDIEAMHRRLSNLHLVVLSACQTALGGPAGDGTEIAGISSYFLEKGRAETVIASLWSVNDDSTSLLMQRFYELLASGELTKAEALRQAQLSLLYDEETETRLAASRASIVIESRDGQPLATTGLEHPYHWAPFILIGNGL is encoded by the coding sequence ATGCTCTACTCTGCCAAGCTGCTCGGTTTCTTTACGGCCACAGCCCTCATCATCCCTGCAATGCAAGCCCCAGGCGTGGCTCAGGAGCCTCAGCCCCTGAGTCGTCAGATGAGGCAAACTAAGCAAGCTGACGAAACCACGACTGTGCTGCTAGAGGTTGAAGGCGTTTTAGAAGCAGGCGACGACACTCTCAACGATGGCAGCCTATATGACACCTACACCTTCGACGGCAACGCAGGACAGACTATTGCCATCACTTTAGAAAGCGTTGAGTTTGATACGTTTTTGCTGATCTTAGATAACCAAGGCGATGAACTCGCCAGAAACAATGATATTGATACTGAGGCAGGCAACTATCACTCATTTATTACCCTAACGCTGCCTACTGATGGTATCTATACCATTTGGGCGAACGGTTTCGACGAAAGCTCCCGTGGGCGCTATTCCCTTACAGTAGTTGACACCTCACCGGAGCAAGCGGCTCCCATCCTTAGCGATGCAAGTCAGGCAAATGTGGAGGCTGATAGGCTCCTCGACATTGGCCTCCAGCAGTTTCGAGTCAGCCAGTTTCGTGAGGCGCTACAGTCTTGGCAGCAGGTCCTAGACCTTTATCGCAAGCTTGGCAACCGTCAGGGGGAGGCGAATGCTCTGGGCAACCTGGGCCTGGCCTACTTTTCCCTGGGGGACTATGAGCAGGCCATTGATGTTTACGAGCAACGGCTGGCCATTACCAGCGATCTCAATAACCGCCAACAGGAAGGCCAAAATCTAGGCAAGCTTGGTAATGTTTACTTCAAATTGGGAGACTATCAACAAGCCCTGAGATACTACGAACAATACCTGGCCATTGCCCGTGAACTCGACAGTCTTCCAGATGAAGTTATTGCCCTATCCAGCTTGGTTCAGACCCATATCGGACTCCAGAACTATCAGGAAAGCATACTTCTGGCAGAGGAAGCGCTGGCAATTATCGATGAGTTTCTGGCGCTAGTGGAGGACGGACAAGGTCTAGGCGGGACACAAATCTCCGAGCAAGACATCGAACAACTCAGGCAGGCGGAGAGCATCTTGGAGCGCTACATCGCTATCGTCCAGGAGATTTTCGCTCAGGCGAGGGAGGGAGCCAATCTGGATGATTTGAACAGCGTTTTTCCCCAGTATCAGCAAGCCGCCGAAGCACAGCATCAACGGGCGATTGACCTGTATCAGCAGCGGCTGGTGGCCGTTCGCCAGGCGGGAAATCGGGCTGAGGAGGGACAGTTGCTAGGCTCTTTGGGTGATACCCACCGCCTGTTGGGTCAGCCCCAGCGGGCCATCAACTTTTACGAGCAGCAGCTAGCCGTCACCCGCGACATCGAAGATATTGCTGGGGAAGGAGACGCTCTCAGTAACCTAGGTCGCGTTCTTAATGACCAAGGTCAGCCGGAGCTGGCCATCATCTTCCTCAAAGCCCTAGTGCAGATTCGAGAATCTATTCGTGACAACATTCAGGGTCTCGACACTGAAGTGCAGGAAGCTTATACCAACACCATCGCTGATGACTACCGCCTCCTGGCCGACCTCCTGCTCGAACAGGGCCGCATCCCAGAAGCCCAACAAGTCCTTGACCTGCTCAAACTTGAAGAACTGCGCGAGTTTACTGAAACCACCCGCGCCACCTGGACCGGTGGCGACTTGCAGTACACTGACCCGGAACAGGACGTCATCGACGCCCACGGTAGCCTGGTCGCCCTCGGTGGCGAAGTCATCGCCTGTGAAGGCAGCGCCTGCGCCGAACTGGACAGCCTTTACGACCAGCTTGAGGCCCTCACCGCCCAGTACAACCAGCAAGTCGAGGAGTTTGAGGCTGCCGTTCGAGCGAACCGGGCCGAGGATGAGGTCTTTGTAGATCCCGATAATCTCAGCGGCGAAGCGGAGGAACTGCTGAATGCCTATACCCAGGATGGTGAACAGGCGGTGCTGATTTATCCCTTCGTGCTGGAAGACAAGCTGTGGCTGGTGTGGGCCGCGGCCGGCAACGTCATCGGCAGTGTGGAGGTGCCAGTGTCCCAGGGGGAACTGGCGAGTACGGTGCAGCGCTTCGGGGAGTTGCTGAAGACGGGCAATCCTGGCACCCTGACAGAGCTGCAAGCCACCAGCCAGCAACTCTACGACTGGATCATTCGGCCCTTGGAAACAGAACTGGCCGCCAACGACATCGATCATCTGATCTTCGTCAATGACCGCGTTACCCGCTACATCCCGATGGCGGCCCTCTACGACGGGGAGCAGTATCTGCTGGAGCGCTACCGCATCTCCACGGTGCTGGCGCCGGGGCTGACCGATACAGAAGACCGCCTTGCTGACATTGAGCAATCCCAGGTGTTGGGGCTGGGGCTGACGCAGGCTGTGGCCGACTTCAATCCCCTGCCGGCGGTCGATGCCGAATTGGATGCCATCATTCGCAGTGATGCGACTGACCCGGCGGGTATCTATCCGGGCCAGGTGTTTCTCAACAATGACTTTACCCTGGATACCCTGAAAGCTCAGGTACGTGGCCATCGAGTGCTGCACCTGGCCACCCATGCCGCCTTCGTACCAGGTCGCGCCGAAGAGTCTTTTATTCTCTTGGGCAATGGGGAACCCCTGAAGATTGACGATATCGAGGCCATGCATCGACGGTTGAGTAATCTGCACTTAGTGGTGCTCTCTGCCTGTCAGACCGCCTTAGGGGGACCGGCAGGCGATGGTACCGAGATTGCCGGCATCAGTTCTTACTTTTTAGAGAAGGGCAGGGCCGAGACGGTGATTGCCTCGCTGTGGTCTGTCAACGACGACAGCACCAGCCTGCTGATGCAGCGCTTCTATGAGCTACTGGCCTCTGGGGAACTGACCAAAGCCGAAGCCCTGCGTCAGGCCCAGCTCAGCCTGCTCTACGACGAAGAAACCGAAACCCGCCTGGCGGCGTCGCGGGCCTCCATTGTGATCGAATCCCGCGATGGCCAGCCTCTGGCGACTACTGGGTTGGAGCATCCCTACCACTGGGCACCGTTTATCCTCATCGGCAATGGCCTTTAG
- a CDS encoding XisI protein: protein MAVELYRQYIQQLISQRAEQVSAQHRWPEYEVQTLFDTERDHYQLLYVGWRGTKRDFGCILHLDIKGGQIWIQHDGTETGIANQLVDLGVPKQDIVLAFHEPEVRQFTDFGTGNEISSVA from the coding sequence ATGGCTGTAGAGCTGTATCGGCAATATATCCAGCAATTAATTTCGCAGCGGGCTGAGCAGGTCAGCGCCCAGCACCGCTGGCCAGAGTATGAGGTACAGACGCTGTTTGATACTGAGCGCGATCACTATCAACTGCTGTATGTGGGATGGCGAGGCACCAAACGGGATTTTGGCTGCATTCTTCACCTCGACATCAAAGGGGGCCAAATCTGGATTCAGCATGATGGCACTGAAACAGGGATTGCTAATCAACTTGTGGATCTAGGCGTGCCGAAGCAAGATATTGTGCTGGCGTTCCATGAGCCGGAGGTGCGACAGTTTACGGATTTTGGCACAGGTAACGAGATCTCATCCGTCGCCTGA
- a CDS encoding type II toxin-antitoxin system RelE family toxin, with product MTYQVFIQPAAQRRLKKLPVPVQRKLVTLIEGLAEEPRPSGCKKLKGRENRYRVRSGDYRVIYSIEDTALIIRIIKVGHRRHPERFQDIQSSTLGTSQLNHSILG from the coding sequence GTGACGTATCAAGTTTTCATCCAGCCCGCCGCCCAAAGACGTTTAAAGAAGCTGCCTGTTCCAGTGCAGCGAAAACTGGTGACCCTCATTGAGGGTCTGGCAGAGGAGCCGAGACCGTCTGGTTGCAAAAAACTGAAAGGACGCGAAAATCGCTATCGGGTGCGCTCGGGCGATTATCGGGTGATCTACAGCATTGAGGACACTGCCCTGATTATTCGGATCATCAAAGTGGGGCACCGACGGCATCCGGAAAGGTTTCAGGATATTCAATCGTCAACTTTAGGGACATCGCAGTTAAATCATTCCATCCTGGGTTGA
- the ribBA gene encoding bifunctional 3,4-dihydroxy-2-butanone-4-phosphate synthase/GTP cyclohydrolase II, which yields MGAVFEPTDDATSAASAAGTPEPVPTCHFDAIEAALQDLIAGRAIVVVDDENRENEGDVICAAQFATPHLINFMAVEARGLICLAMTGERLDELGLPLMVSQSSYEDENEQTAFTVSIDAAQHWGVTTGISAEDRARTIQVAINPGAHPSDLRRPGHIFPLRAKEGGVLKRAGHTEAAVDLARLAGLYPAGVICEIQNPDGSMARLPELIDYAQTHNLKLISIADLISYRLQHERFLIREAVADLPTQFGHFQIYAYRNQLDGSEHVALVKGNPATFTDQTVMVRVHSECLTGDAFGSLRCDCRMQLQAALKMIETAGRGVVVYLKQEGRGIGLINKLKAYSLQDRGLDTVEANEKLGLPIDQRNYGIGAQILNDIGVRQFCLITNNPRKIAGLKGYGLAMVDRVPLLIEATTYNSGYLATKAKKLGHLLLQTYLLTVALHWQQEPVPVETRYEWLEKLRYLAKARQLVVQEEARSVAIALFSQASLIVHLGLDQPHAIATDWYRQSDHPQVCAALDLLDQVLQWPQLAQLEFMVSTGSDPFTSLQVRLERQLFKRDPTGVQPSHLADQLETQRIYVFSSHVPMD from the coding sequence ATGGGGGCTGTGTTCGAACCAACCGACGACGCTACATCAGCGGCGTCCGCCGCCGGGACGCCGGAGCCAGTCCCGACCTGCCATTTCGATGCCATCGAAGCGGCCCTACAGGACCTCATTGCAGGACGGGCCATCGTCGTGGTCGACGACGAAAACCGCGAGAACGAAGGCGACGTGATCTGCGCCGCCCAATTTGCCACGCCCCACCTGATTAACTTCATGGCCGTCGAGGCCCGGGGCCTGATCTGCCTGGCCATGACCGGCGAGCGCCTAGATGAACTGGGCTTGCCCCTGATGGTCAGCCAGAGTAGCTACGAAGACGAAAACGAGCAGACGGCCTTTACCGTCAGCATCGATGCCGCCCAGCATTGGGGCGTCACCACCGGCATTTCTGCCGAAGACCGGGCTCGCACCATCCAGGTGGCGATCAATCCCGGTGCCCACCCCAGCGATTTACGCCGTCCTGGTCACATCTTTCCCCTACGCGCCAAAGAGGGCGGTGTGCTGAAACGGGCCGGCCACACTGAAGCTGCCGTCGATCTGGCTCGCTTAGCCGGGCTCTATCCGGCTGGTGTCATCTGTGAGATTCAGAACCCCGACGGCTCCATGGCTCGCCTGCCAGAGCTGATCGACTACGCCCAGACCCACAACCTGAAGCTAATCAGCATCGCCGATCTGATTAGCTACCGACTCCAACACGAACGCTTCCTCATCCGCGAGGCCGTCGCCGACCTGCCTACCCAGTTTGGTCATTTTCAAATCTATGCCTACCGCAATCAACTGGATGGCTCCGAACATGTGGCCCTGGTGAAAGGCAACCCGGCCACCTTCACTGATCAAACCGTCATGGTCCGGGTCCATTCCGAATGTCTCACTGGCGATGCCTTTGGCTCCCTCCGCTGCGACTGTCGCATGCAACTGCAAGCCGCCCTGAAAATGATTGAAACGGCTGGGCGCGGGGTGGTCGTCTATCTGAAACAGGAAGGCCGTGGCATTGGCCTGATCAATAAACTCAAAGCCTATTCCCTGCAAGACCGTGGCCTCGACACTGTCGAAGCCAACGAAAAGTTAGGCCTGCCCATCGACCAACGCAACTATGGCATCGGTGCCCAGATCCTCAATGACATTGGCGTGCGGCAGTTTTGTCTGATCACCAATAATCCCCGCAAGATTGCCGGGCTGAAGGGCTATGGCCTGGCCATGGTCGACCGCGTCCCCCTGCTGATCGAGGCCACTACCTACAACTCTGGCTACCTCGCCACCAAGGCCAAAAAACTGGGTCATCTGCTGTTGCAAACCTACTTGCTCACCGTCGCCCTGCACTGGCAGCAAGAACCGGTGCCGGTAGAAACCCGCTATGAGTGGCTGGAAAAGCTGCGCTACCTGGCCAAGGCCCGGCAGTTAGTGGTGCAAGAAGAAGCCCGCTCGGTGGCCATTGCCCTCTTTAGCCAAGCTTCGCTGATTGTGCATTTGGGCCTCGATCAACCGCATGCGATCGCAACAGACTGGTATCGCCAGAGCGATCATCCCCAAGTCTGTGCCGCCCTAGATCTCCTAGATCAGGTGCTGCAGTGGCCGCAATTGGCCCAGCTGGAATTTATGGTATCCACCGGCAGTGACCCTTTCACCAGCTTGCAAGTACGCCTAGAGCGACAACTCTTCAAGCGCGATCCTACCGGTGTGCAGCCCTCCCATCTAGCCGATCAACTCGAAACCCAGCGGATCTATGTCTTCTCCAGCCATGTTCCGATGGACTGA
- the argC gene encoding N-acetyl-gamma-glutamyl-phosphate reductase: MGDSASEKVSVGIVGASGYGGVQLVRLLLEHPQAEIAYIGGNSSAGKRFAELYPHVGGHLSLTVEAIDLDAIAQRCQVVFLSLPNGLACEMAPTLIERGCKVLDLSADYRFNDLGVYQAWYRVARRDQSLAATAVYGLPELYRDRIRTAQLVGCPGCYPTASLLAIAPLIKQGLAQPDSLIIDAKSGTSGGGRTAKTHLLLAEADNSLAAYSVARHRHTPEIETICSDLAGHDVLVQFTPHLVPMVRGILATAYATMRDPGLVRDDLLTIYAAFYRSAPWVTVLPNGTYPQTKWAWGTNRCYLGVEVDPRTGRVIVMAAIDNLMKGQAAQAIQCFNLMLGFDESLGLPRLSFYP, from the coding sequence ATGGGCGATTCAGCATCAGAGAAGGTATCGGTCGGCATTGTTGGGGCCTCTGGCTATGGCGGGGTGCAGCTGGTGCGTCTGTTGCTGGAGCATCCCCAGGCCGAGATTGCCTACATTGGCGGCAATAGTAGTGCTGGCAAGCGGTTTGCTGAGCTCTATCCCCATGTGGGTGGGCATCTGTCCCTGACGGTAGAGGCGATTGACCTCGATGCGATCGCACAGCGCTGTCAGGTGGTCTTTTTATCGCTGCCCAATGGATTGGCCTGTGAGATGGCCCCGACGTTGATTGAGCGGGGCTGCAAAGTGCTAGACCTGTCGGCAGATTACCGCTTCAACGACCTAGGGGTATACCAGGCCTGGTACCGGGTAGCGCGCCGAGATCAGTCCCTGGCCGCCACCGCCGTCTATGGATTGCCAGAACTCTATCGCGATCGCATCCGTACGGCTCAGCTGGTGGGATGCCCCGGCTGCTATCCCACCGCCAGCCTCCTAGCCATTGCCCCCTTGATCAAACAGGGGCTGGCCCAGCCAGACAGCCTGATTATCGATGCCAAATCTGGCACTTCGGGCGGGGGGCGCACCGCCAAAACCCACCTGTTGCTAGCAGAGGCCGATAATTCCCTAGCGGCCTACAGCGTGGCCCGCCATCGCCATACCCCCGAGATCGAAACCATCTGCAGTGACCTAGCGGGCCATGACGTGCTGGTCCAGTTCACGCCGCACTTGGTGCCCATGGTCAGGGGCATTCTGGCGACGGCATACGCCACCATGCGGGATCCGGGCCTGGTCCGGGACGACTTACTCACCATTTATGCGGCCTTCTACCGCTCAGCCCCCTGGGTGACGGTGCTCCCCAATGGCACCTATCCCCAAACCAAGTGGGCCTGGGGCACAAATCGTTGCTATCTCGGCGTCGAGGTCGACCCTCGCACCGGCCGTGTCATCGTCATGGCCGCCATCGACAATCTCATGAAAGGTCAAGCGGCCCAGGCCATTCAATGCTTTAACCTGATGTTGGGCTTCGATGAAAGTCTGGGGTTACCCCGACTCAGCTTTTACCCTTAA
- a CDS encoding slr1601 family putative cell division protein produces the protein MHAAQSPTATGVVASPISRRRRRSPLPRPRRRLVHTLELTATLAINGLLMTVAVVTLSRLVPHYQAQRQQFQQVNSALRATKADMAALQAEFSRHFDPAQATQIMQEQSGWTTPSERQIVWISPGEAPHPSQGSQ, from the coding sequence ATGCATGCAGCTCAGTCCCCCACCGCTACGGGCGTTGTCGCATCACCCATCTCCCGGCGTCGTCGCCGTTCGCCGCTGCCGCGTCCCCGTCGCCGTTTGGTGCATACGCTGGAGTTGACGGCGACCCTGGCCATCAATGGCCTCCTGATGACGGTGGCTGTGGTTACCCTAAGCCGCCTAGTGCCCCACTACCAGGCCCAACGGCAGCAATTTCAGCAAGTCAACTCGGCCTTGCGAGCCACCAAAGCGGATATGGCTGCCCTGCAGGCCGAGTTCAGTCGCCACTTCGATCCGGCCCAGGCAACCCAGATCATGCAGGAGCAGAGCGGCTGGACCACGCCCTCAGAACGGCAGATCGTCTGGATTAGTCCTGGCGAGGCCCCTCACCCCAGTCAAGGGTCCCAGTAA
- the psaM gene encoding photosystem I reaction center subunit XII — protein MTLSETQVFVALVIALVPAILAFRLSTELYK, from the coding sequence ATGACACTTTCAGAGACTCAGGTTTTTGTCGCTCTAGTCATTGCCCTGGTACCGGCTATCCTAGCGTTCCGGTTGTCGACCGAGCTATACAAATAA
- the phoU gene encoding phosphate signaling complex protein PhoU, with protein MDTTRSLRTTFERQLRRVQRDVLRMGALVEYSCILAREALCDRNLDSAQQLVAHDKQIDQFYRQIELDCINLLTLQAPVTQDLRLISAFMQLVRDLERIGDYAQDIGEVAITLFPYPPHPCMDRIQTMLDRCRSMVAMSLVSLSNLDAERGLEIKQKDDAVDADYADLYRLLAHQRDLPGLVEPIVLLVLVIRYLERIADHATNIGKRVAYIVTGERT; from the coding sequence TTGGACACCACTCGCTCCCTGCGTACCACGTTTGAACGCCAACTGCGCCGAGTCCAGCGCGATGTGCTGCGCATGGGGGCATTGGTGGAATATTCTTGCATTTTGGCCCGGGAAGCCCTTTGCGATCGCAACCTAGACTCTGCCCAACAATTAGTCGCCCACGACAAGCAAATCGACCAGTTCTATCGCCAGATCGAACTAGATTGCATCAACCTGCTCACCTTGCAGGCACCCGTCACTCAAGACCTGCGGCTCATCAGTGCCTTCATGCAGCTGGTGCGAGACTTAGAGCGCATCGGTGACTATGCCCAAGACATTGGTGAAGTCGCCATTACCCTATTCCCCTACCCGCCCCATCCCTGCATGGACCGCATTCAAACCATGTTGGATCGCTGCCGCTCCATGGTGGCCATGAGCCTAGTGTCCCTGTCCAACCTGGATGCAGAGCGGGGGCTAGAAATCAAGCAAAAAGATGATGCCGTCGATGCCGACTATGCCGACCTCTATCGTTTATTGGCCCATCAGCGAGACCTGCCGGGCCTAGTGGAGCCTATCGTCTTGCTGGTGCTGGTGATTCGGTACTTAGAGCGTATCGCCGACCACGCCACCAACATTGGCAAACGGGTCGCCTACATTGTGACCGGCGAACGCACCTAA